taacgccaagaaggaaaagtctgagacccatcgtttagtataccgatcgtcttagaattaaattctgagtcgatttagcgatgtccgtctgtctgtccgtctgtctgtctgtctgtctgttgatgtatttttgtgtgcaaagtacagctcgcagttttagtccgattgtcctaaaatttggtatacggtcctgtttcggctctaagacgatccctattgattttgaaaaaaatcggttcagatttagatatagctgccatatatatttttcaccgatctggtcataattggcgtgtatatcaaccgatcttcctcaaattccgtacatccgaatattttatgagtctcgaaaaacttgcaaaatatcatccaaatcggttcagatttagatgtagctcccatatatagctttggcccgatttacactaatttgcccacagaggccaattttttgctccgatttagttgaaattttgcacagggagtagaattagcattgtagctatgcgtgccaaatttggttgaaatcggttcagatttagatatatctcccatatatagctttcgcccgatttgcactcaaatgaccacagaggccaattttttgctccgatttagttgaaattttgtacagtgagtagaattaccattgtagctatgtgtgccaaatttggttgaaatcggtttagatttagatatagctcccatatatagctttcgcccgatttacactcatatgaccacagaggccaatctttttctccgatttaattgaaattttgcacagggagtagaattagcattgtagctatgcgttccaaatttggttgaaatcggttcagatttagatatatctcccatatatagctttcccccgatttacactcatatgaccacagaggccaattttttgctccgatttagttgaaattttgcacagggagtagaactagcattgttgctatgcgtgccaaattaggttgaaatcggttcagatttagatataactcccatatatatgtttttctgatttggacaaaaattgtcaaaataccaacattttccttataaaatcgccactgcttagtcgaaaagttataaaaatgactctaattttcctaaacttctaatacatatatatcgagcaataaaccataaataaacttttgcgaagtttccctaaaattgcttcagatttcaatgtttcccatatttgtttgtactaacatagtgttccaccctagtccattagccgacttaaattttgaatctatagattttgtagaagtctgtcaaattctgtccaaatcgagtgatatttaaatttatgtatttgggacaaacctttatacatagcacccaaaacatttgacggatgtgatatggtatcgaaaatttagatctacaaagtggtgcagggtataatatagtcggccccgcccgactttagaccttccttacttgttttttactaacattgtgttccaccctagtgcattagccgacttacattttgagtctatagattttgtggaagtctatcaaattttgtccagaccgagtgatattaaaatttatgtatttgggacaaacctttatatatagtccccaacacatttgacggatgtgatatggtatcgaaaatttagatctataaagtggtgcagggtataatatagtcggcccgcccgactttagactttccttacttgttttggtcttctttatgttccgcttgacaatagcccagtatttctcaattgggcggagctctggcgtgttgggagggttcttgtccttgggaaccacctgcacgttgttggcggcgtaccactccatggcctttttaccgtaatggcaagatgccaaatccggccaaaacagtacggaacaaccgtgtttcttcaggaaaggcagcagacgtttattcaaacactctttaacgtaaatttcttggttgacagtcccggaagctatgaaaatgctgcacaggtacagatggcttgctaaaccagatatttctttgcgaactttgacagtcttatgtgcttgaaaatatctgctacctttccccttacttttgccgtataaaactcctgtcccggaagctgcttgtagtcggctttgacgtaggtttcgtcgtccattaccacgcagtcaaacttcgtcagcatcgtcgtgtacagcctccgggatcgcgctttggccgtcgtattttgtttatcatcgcgatttggagtcactaccttcttgtaagtcgatagtccggctcgttttttggctcgatgcacggttgtagacgatacacccagcttatttgcggcatctcggagagagaggttagggtttcgcttgaaactaccggcaactctctttgtcgtctcagctgcttccggttttcgatttccccccgatccagacttcctgcacgctcacaaaaaatcgcttctgtaacatatactcccaaacatattttgcttcaagcatatacatttttggctattgcccaaacatttatatgtttgatctcttccaatatataatatgtttgaaagcatataacaatatatgtttgggtagtcaatttccaaacattttgtatttttgcatccaaattcaataatgttgtcttccaaaaaacaatatgttattatgtaaacatataatatgtttggaagcattttgcacccaaaaatattatatgcttaaaaaaatcctcccaaataatattgtgctcaaaattttatttatatatttacaatcataatgaattacgaaaataaacaggtaatataggtgctaacaacataggttttcgacctgaatgctcaaaattttgtttctgcctaattgtatattcccccacatctttctcacttccacgagattttttagttcttagcacttttttctgtgataccAACATTGTaggagaaattattcaattttatgattttttttattttaattttaccttttgccggacggggattcgaacagcggaccacacagtttgtaaggatcaaagaagtagtagatcagttgcccaaggaaaaataaaatgttaattttgtaataacaagcaacaaccaccaacttaattcaatatcgctccctgttaaacagcgctccaagctactaaacacatatatgtttataggctatttctaaattaatatatgtttgcatccaagcatattatatttaaaaacattttatgtcccaaacataatatgttctaacatgttaacatatatgtcccaaacatgttatgctagtttatgaacattatatgcttgcactcaaaaatattgtgtttaaaaatttgttttccaaacatataatgtttatagccaaacatatgaaaaacagtctttttcatccgtgtggctgtcgacaaacgttccccaaatactttaattacatttgtaacggttgatttggcaactttgaacgattttgccagctttgcgtgcgagtagctcggattttcgcgatgcgcgagcaaaattttgatacgctgctcttcttgcttggacggcattttgacaactgaagagtgaattccaaaataaaaataggagcaacattcaacacacacacaccttcaaaatgaggggtgttcagcttttttaaatgcaaaattgaaagaaatacgtcaagtttatattgacgaaatttttaccgtatcaccctttacccttttgcccattcaatttggagacatcggtgtagaaatctatacaaTGTTTATTTACGCCCTCTAAAAACCGtgcaaaattggtctaaatctgTCCaaacttataaagggtgatttgttaagagcttgataacttttttttaaaaaaaaacgcataaaatttgcaaaatctcatcggttctttatttgaaacgttagattggtccatgacatttactttttgaagataatttcatttaaatgttgaccgcggctgcgtcttaggtggtccattcggaaagtccaattttgggcaactttttcgagcatttcggccggaatagcccgaatttcttcggaaatgttgtcttccaaagctggaatagttgctggcttatttctgtagactttagacttgacgtagccccacaaaaaatagtctaaaggcgtcaaatcgcatgatcttggtggccaacttaccggtccatttcttgagatgaattgttctccgaagttttccctcaaaatggccatagaatcgcgagctgtgtggcatgtagcgccatcttgttgaaaccacatgtcaaccaagttcagttcttccagttttggcaacaaaaagtttgttagcatcgaacgatagcgatcgccattcaccgtaacgttgcgtccaacagcatctttgaaaaaatacggtccaatgattccaccagcgtacaaaccacaccaaacagtgcatttttcgggatgcatgggcagttcttgaacggcttctggttgctcttcactccaaatgcggcaattttgcttatttacgtagccattcaaccagaaatgagcctcatcgctgaacaaaatttgtcgataaaaaagcggattttctgccactgattttggtaataaaattcaatgatttgcaagcgttgctcgttagtaagtctattcatgatgaaatgtcaaagcatactgagcatctttctctttgacaccatgtctgaaatcccacgtgatctgtcaaatactaatgcatgaaaatcctaacctcaaaagaatcaccctttatttagcaCCCTCCCCCCCCccaatatacaccgatccccatttTTGAAATCCGAAACATCGTGGATGagtaaattccatccgatcctaaTTAACAGATCTTAGGATTAAATATATTTCGTTATGCCAGATCTTCGATGGCAGAAGGTGCGGCCAAAATGCGACGAGGTTTATTTTAGGATTTCGTCCATATCATAgcccattttaaataaaaccaattttttcacatttcgTTTCAGGGGATTACTTTATTACAATATAAAGATGattctattttaaattctacatttatacaaatgcaaattGAATGATcataacattaaaaaataataatgataaaattCGTAAAAAAAAGAACTTAAAATCTTAGAGATACAATTACTGGGGTGTGATTACATTCGAAAATTAGTTTAACCTAAAAATTACCATATGTAGACCATAACCGAGGCATGGTACGTTGCGACATAAACTGACGGAAGGGATTAATTCGAACGTTCTTAATAATGCAATTTGGTGATAAATCAATCTGGAATAGAACATGGAAATAAATGAAGGTAAAGACTGAAGACGGGAAGCACAATTTTAGCCAAGCAGAAAAGCTAATGGTTTAATGATCTTCGGAATGCGCATATTTCGGggcgttttttatatttttttgagcTAGGCTCTTGCATTTGCTTGTGATGCATAGATGCGTATAAGCCATTCAGGCCAAAAGTAACTTACAGCTTGAGCACTAGTAATCTTCATGGGCTGCTTGCCAGGACATACAATGAACGATTCATGGCCGGCCAATAGGGGAGCATTAACAACGCTAGGTCTAGGCAATGGAGGTGGACTCAAAATGggagtattgaaaatgggtccagGACGATAGGAGGGAACTTTAGGATGTACTGGTATATGATTGCCGTTGTCGATATTGTTTGATATAACTGAAGGATTCAGAGAGGATGATGAGGCCCCAGAGGCTGTAAATGGAAAAGAGAAATTGTTGTTTTTCGTTCATCACTGATAGACCAATATTTAAAGATGAGGTGAACTTACCCTTGacataaatttgaaattcacATTTGGCCGAAAGACCATCTTCATTAGTGGCTTCATAATACACGGAATGGGCACCCAATCCAAAAAGTTCTCCAGGCAGCTAAAAGTAAAGTCAATTCAATTTACTATGCTTTGTCCTATCTCTCGCCCAGCTTACCCTTGACTTATAGACCTTCTTTAAGGGTCCATATTTACTGGTGAATCGTGGCTCCTCCCATACAACGGACCTATACATTTGATGCTCTCCCATGGTCACCTCAAATGAGGGTGTACAAAAATCTACTGTTAGACCATTGGCATGACGTACATTTATCACTGTCTTACAACGAGCCTTGCGACCTGTTATGGGATCATGACCACGGAATACCACAACATAAGTTCCTTCACCTAAATGGGCTTGCAAATCCTTTGTCCAGGCTGGTGATGACTCAATGTAACGATAATCCAAATTCGTTATGGGCTTTTGCAAGATGATGTGAGTTGTACGCTCGTTGGGAGCAAGGAATACTGTGGTATTTCGAGGGCATTTGATAAAAGGCCTTTGGACACCAACACGAATGCCACCAACACCACCAGCATATGGTGTTACTTGGAAACCGAAATCAGGACGAGCATTGAAGGTTGTCGGCACTGTATTACTATTTGGCATTGCAGCTGGGTAGGTGGGCATACTTGGCAATGCCATAGGTGTGAAACCATTTGATACACCCAGACGCGGATCAACAACACCGGGCGCCGCAGCCGCTGTTGCCATTGGCATGCAATCAAATGTTCCATTATACGACCATTGCTTATGGGATGTGCAGACAGCTACTGCTGCTCCAGCTGGCACATGGCCAGCATTACATTTAAGATGGCATTGTTCACCCACACTGATTTTACCAAATGTACAGGATGCCGGTGAAATGATACCATGTTGGGGCAAAGGCATTTGGGGACACGTCATTgctgcaaacagaaaaaaagaacaaaacgaTAGCAAAAACACCTCAATCTCAATGAAATCACAAAGAAGAGCAGGCCTTTCAAGTCCTCTTTACTTACGCAAACACACACTCTCATGGAGGTCCCATTGCCCAGAGGCATTGCAATGGCGATGAGAGGGACCTTGAAGTTCGAAACCAGGATTACACCAAACCTTGCAGCGGGTATTGTAGAAACGTTTCTTCTTATGGCGATATTTGGTACAATGGATGGCCCCATTGGCAGGAGCTTCCAAGGGTTGACAGTGGTCACGCATTTCTTGAACAATTTGGCAAGTTCTACGATCAGCCCCCAAACGTTGGCCCAAGGGACAGCGACATTCAAAACCTCCATTGTGATTGAAACATTCACCGCCCACACAACCTCCATTATTGTCCAGGCATTCATCTATGTCAGCACAATCGCGCCCATTCTCCAAACGATAGCCCTTGGGACACAAACACTCATAGGAGCCATTGGTATTGCGGCATTGATATTGGCAAACTCCCGGAAGGGAACATTCATCAATATCTTCACATTGGCTGGGATCATTACGTCCGAAAGTGTAACCCGCTGGACATGTAATGGGACATGGATCTCCTGGGTTCTGGGGTTTGGAGCCATCAGGACACGTACATTCGTAGGAGCCAGGAAGATTGCGACATTTAAATGAGCAACCACCATTGTTCACCAAACATTCATCGACATCCACACAAGTCTTACCATCCTTATCCAAAATCATACCTGTGGGGCAAGAACAGCCTTGGCTGGGATCACACATGTGGGAGCAGCCCCCATTATTCTCTGAACACTTAGAGTTAAGGCAGGTTTTCTCATCCTGGCCGAGAGTGAAACCCTCAGGACAAGCACACAAATAGGAACCCATGGTATTGTAACAATCATGACTGCATCCATGGTCAGATGCATCACACTCATTAAGATCCACACATGCCGTTTGGGTCTCACCCAAATAATAGCCACTGGGACATGAGCATTTATATCCGCCGTCGACATTCACACAACCATGGGAGCAATCATGTTTGCCCTTAGCACATTCATCGATATCCAAGCAAGTCTTCTCATCGCCGGCCAACTCGAAACCTGCCTCACAAGCACAGGCATAAGACCCTAAAAGATTTACACAGATGAAGCTACAATTTGCATAGCCCTCAATGAGACACTCATCGATGTCCAAGCAAGCATGACCATTGGATGATAGAATGAAGCCTTCGTGACATGAACATGAATAACTGCCTATGGTGTTCAAGCATTGGTGATCGCAACCGCCATTTGAAATTAAACACTCATCATTGTCCAAACACAATTGGCCATTTGCTGAATCCAAATGATAACCCCTTGGACAAGAACACTCCACTTGACCATTGGCTGAATGACAGGCATGAGAACAGCCACCATTATCCTTTAGGCAGAGATCCACCAGTATGCAGGTTTTATTATCAGCATCTGATAGCAAATGGCCCGGAGGACAGGAGCACTCATACGATCCCGGGAGATTCATACAAAAATGAGTACAACCACCATTCTCTATGGAACATTCATCGATGTCTAAGCATGATTGTGAAGATGACTGAGATTCGGGTGATaggaatgacgatgatgatgatgacgcatATGATAATGGACTGACCGAATACGAGGTATTATACAAATGGtaatgatgggaattttcctctaGCCGTTGATCGAATGGTAATGGAATGATATTTAGGGCTAAACCCAAAGCATAGCCTTTGGGACATAGACATGTGAAGGACCCATTAAGATTTTCACAAGTCATCTCCGGTTGGCAATTGTGCAAGCTAAGAGCACACTCATCGATATCAAAGCAATAATCCTTGAGAGGACCATTGAGGAATTCAAAACCTGGATGACATGAACATGTAAACCCACCTGCTACATTGGTACACAATTGGTGGCAACCACCATTATTGATCTGACACTCATCAATGTCCAAGCAAGATTTGCCATTGACATCCAAGATGAAGCCCTCTTCACAGGAGCATTCGCCATTTCCGTGGCAAATGTGATCACAGCCATTCTTATTGACCGCACACAAATCCGATTCCACACAATTCAACTGCGAGTCATCCAATACCAAATTGCCAGGACATTCACAACGGAAACTATCACCCTGAGGTAGACACTCATGAGAGCAACGATTTTCGCTACAAGGATCGTTAACGTTACCCAATGACTCACAAATACCCTCGGCATTTGGTTCCGAGCCATCTTCACATACACAATTGAAGAGTCCCGGTAAATTCACACACTTCAGAAGGCCACAGAGATCTGGTTGCACCTGGCATTCATTAATATCCACACATTGGTGGTCATTACCCTCAGGAAGGAAATAACCTTCGGGACATTGGCATTGATAACCTCCTTGGGAATTTAAACATTGATGGGAGCACAAATGGCCTCCCTCCATGCATTCATCGATGTCTACACAGCGATTGCTCTCCTCACGATAACCCGCAGGACAAAGGCACATAAAACCGAATTCATTTTGGGCTTCATTGCAGCTACCTGGAGCACATAAAGCTGCACCATTTTCACGCTCACAAGCAGTTTGACTCTCAACGCAGGTATAGCCATTGACCAATGCATATCCTGGCGGACATGTACACTCAAAGCCTCCTGTTGGTAAATCTTCACATTGATAGGAGCAACGAGTTCTATTCAAAATAGGATTCTCCAAATCGGCACATGTATCCGTGGTGCATGTGCGACCATCCTCACTCAAATGCATCATAGATGGGCAATAGCATCGGAATGAGCCCTGGGTATTTTCACAATAATGGGAACATATTTTATAGGCCGCCCCATATTCCTCCTCCTCGGCCACAATGGAACACTCATCAATGTCTACACAAGTTCGCTCGTCCTCGGCCAAATCATAGCCGGCTGGGCATGTACACTCGAAGCTGCCTTCAGTATTGACACACATCTGACAACCGCTTGTACCCTCGGCACATTCATCCACATCCACACACTGACCGTTGAGGGCTTTGAATCCAGGTTCGCATTCTTGGGTAGCGGGCACTGAGCCGGGTTCAGAACTTTCTTCGTGTTCATCATGGGTATCTGAATGCTCTTCACCAATCACCTCAGTTTCATTGGTACCTTCATTATTGTTAGGTGAGTTAACACAGCGATAAGAGCCTGGAGTGTTTTCACAGCCATTCGAACATTCCTCAATGACTTCCGGCAATTCACATTCATTGATATCTAAAATGAGGAATGGAATGGAAAATTATTTCAGCAACaccatttaaaaagtttttctatttGTGGGACTTCTAATTggatttaatggataattttacactcaaaaaaaagtgaaccctatatttcactaaagctgatttaattctcttttagttcatggaattattacgttttaagaaagtttccatgccattaacaattttttgcgtacgtaagttaacttaactaaagcagaagaaaaaattatacacaattgaagtataaagttgaactaaattcgtgtctcccacaaaatagttcagaattccttaatatttgtaaattttaccaataatgcgtccatcatgaacttcgtatggcactaaagacatttttgcaattttgaactccaattttttcgttcaaactacgaaattttctttaataagtgaaaaataataattttgtctgataaatcttctcaaatttgtcgaaaattttttacttgtttttgcgaaatcggagcgacatctgcgtttataatactgtttagttaaaattttctacaattaatcaaatttttcaacaattaactaaaattttctttcctggtgggttcactgttttttcagtgtaggatcagGTGCAGACCCATAAAGAGCATAAACCTATTTCGTATatcaattttcaattgaatggGTAGGTAGCAAATAGGTATCTGAGACAAGTTCGATCTCGATATGAGTTTAAAAGAAATGATCCGAAATGTGAAGATCAAACTCCATGCCGCAATGGTAGAAAACTTGCCCGTGAGATGATCATATCGCTAGAACTGATATATCTTtgatatattgaaaaatgagcttgatTTAAATCCATTGAAGTTCGAAAAAGTGTTACAGTTAAGCGATGCACAAAAAGAGTTCGCTTGCACAAAAGTGGTAAGTTATCGAGTTTGTTTTCctcttattatttattattgaggagtttgtgaacaaacaaaatgatcgggcttacttgccaaagaggtcagctgaaaatttacaccttcgattggcaaCTAGAACTCAAGaaagaaagaaacaaaaaacagttatgagaattacacagaaaaaagaaaacaattttatagcaagcaagaatgaactacgtcgtgtgaaaattgaactaaattatacttcacattttgagatttccacaaaaacCGTTTTTAAAACGAGGAACATTTAATGCcttggtgtactttttaactacaactcacgaaatttTACCCTCTCAAAGGAGAATAAGTGAAcgaaaaataaagaagaaaatcattggcgccaaatcatgactactttaaccatactgtagttcattcttactggtTTTTGGTCATGGTTTGGtcatacggtcattgaacttcatattcacatttagttcataaaatgttttagacatacttaaaaaatggaaaattgattgggctgtgcaaaatttcgacaaaaacaataaaattttactacaaacaaatatttttgataccctccatcataggatgggggtatattaactttgtcattccgtttgtaacacatcgaaatattgctctaagaccccataaagtatatatattatgggtcgtggtgaaattctgagtcgatctaagcatgtccgtccgtccgtcaatctgttgaaatcacgctaacttccgaacgaaacaagctatcgacttgaaacttggcacaagtagttgttatcgatgtaggtcgaatggtattgggccatatcggtccacttttacgtatagcccccatataaagggacccacagatttagcttgtggagcctctaacggaagcatatttcatccgatccggctgaaatttgtccacatcggtccataattatatatagcccccatataaaccgatccccagatttggcttgcggagcctaaaagagaagcaaatttcatccgatccgcctgaaatttggtacatgatgttggtatatggtctctaacaaccatgcaaaaattgctccacatcggttcataattatatatagccctcatataaacagatccccagatttggcttgcgaagtctccaagagaagcaaatttcatccaatccggttgtaattaggaacatggtgttagtatatgatctttaacaaccgtgtcagaattggtccatatcggaacgtggaacgtggtgttagtatatggtcgctaacaaccataccaaaattggtccaatcacacaaaaatttttccatatcggttcataatcatggttgccactagagccaaaaataatcttccaaattttatttctatagaaatttttgtcaaaattttatttctatagaaaattttgtcaaaattttctttgtagagaaaattttgttaaaattttattcggttcataataaaattttcatcatagtcaaaattttatttctatagaaaattttgtcaaaattttatttctatagaaaattttgttcaaattttattcggttcataatcatggttgccactcgagccaaaaataatctaccaagattttatttctacagaaaattttgtcaaaagtttatttctatagaaaattttgttaaaattttatttctgtagaaatttttgtcaaaattttctttctatagaaaattttgtcaaaatttttatttctatagaaaatgttgtgaaaattttatttctatagaaaattttgttaaaattttatttctgtagaaaattttgtcaaaattttatgtctactttgtcaaactgaattatatacgtaatggatcgatcttttttgatttaatatataccacgtatggacttacatacaatttagaagatggtgttaggaggttttaagataccttcccatcggcaagcgttaccgcaacataagtaattcgattgtggatggcagtgtttagaagaagtttctacgcaatccatgatggagggtacataagcttcagcctggccgaacttacggccttatatacttgtttaggtttgcgactgtcgcaaaattgtaaacgtcgtaagtaACAAACGTCGCAAATTGAAAATACTTCAGTCGCGTCGCCTGGGcaccgaattcgatgatatccaagatgatggtATGTTCGAAAAAGTTTTAGTTCTccggaatgttcataaaattataaacaGATTTAAAAAAAGTAGAAGCCAGTAGCCTCATTTCAGAAGAAGACTtcaagccaaaattactatgtCCTACTCGATAGTGCAGTAAACGTGACAATCTGTACACGCTCATGCTCATATTAGCcttccacaaatttctgcagaaactgacAGCGAAGAAAAACCACTACTTAAATAAgagtgaattttaaaaattcacttttttaattattagAACCAActtccatactaattaaaaattgtcaaaactatttATATAGTCACTGATGCAACGAAAGCTTGCATGAACATTATAAACGATGCAAAATGCCAATAGTTTGAAGTTGAGAATGCGAGATTTATATCTACTtaagttttcaataaatataatgtaacatcataatttgtacatcccttttatcggggagccatactaaattaaattaaaacaagtatatatgttacggccgtaagttcggccaggtagaatcttatgtaccctccaccatggattgagtagaaacttctacaaaagactgtcacccacaatcgaattatttgggttgtggtatcttaaaacttcttaacatcgctttctaaattgtgagttagtccatacgtggtatatattagacaaaagagatatgtataggtaagtctacaaataattacgaatcgatat
This is a stretch of genomic DNA from Haematobia irritans isolate KBUSLIRL chromosome 4, ASM5000362v1, whole genome shotgun sequence. It encodes these proteins:
- the LOC142234478 gene encoding uncharacterized protein LOC142234478 isoform X2, whose translation is MARFLLYLVAAAIFGACAAVHEDCEVPPTTKFANIQIKSEEDVIRAIYTCQSGYELQGATELICDLDTDEWDTEPPKCVKSTTTTNVVDDSGAQVPKQKQQQKQNIPEDRMVSPALASTLDMSCVQAKVKAPEIRHGFVHKYDRRRKGDKIFLVAMYACNENYDFEEADITTLYCSNRAWVGDLPGCVALSEYSDEEDEGNYEYEEVEEEDEEDVGGGEEVDEEEEEEDVDNRHTNYVAPTPPPPPAPTPSPPVTNAEDLPELSNEIEPVVAQRYDEELVRQVEVDEAAKVANSNVESNAVESGTPQDPYTPRVLDTNCGSDNGGCDQKCERVVFSGENQPRIQCSCGEGFSLDPYDYSTCHDINECELPEVIEECSNGCENTPGSYRCVNSPNNNEGTNETEVIGEEHSDTHDEHEESSEPGSVPATQECEPGFKALNGQCVDVDECAEGTSGCQMCVNTEGSFECTCPAGYDLAEDERTCVDIDECSIVAEEEEYGAAYKICSHYCENTQGSFRCYCPSMMHLSEDGRTCTTDTCADLENPILNRTRCSYQCEDLPTGGFECTCPPGYALVNGYTCVESQTACERENGAALCAPGSCNEAQNEFGFMCLCPAGYREESNRCVDIDECMEGGHLCSHQCLNSQGGYQCQCPEGYFLPEGNDHQCVDINECQVQPDLCGLLKCVNLPGLFNCVCEDGSEPNAEGICESLGNVNDPCSENRCSHECLPQGDSFRCECPGNLVLDDSQLNCVESDLCAVNKNGCDHICHGNGECSCEEGFILDVNGKSCLDIDECQINNGGCHQLCTNVAGGFTCSCHPGFEFLNGPLKDYCFDIDECALSLHNCQPEMTCENLNGSFTCLCPKGYALGLALNIIPLPFDQRLEENSHHYHLYNTSYSVSPLSYASSSSSSFLSPESQSSSQSCLDIDECSIENGGCTHFCMNLPGSYECSCPPGHLLSDADNKTCILVDLCLKDNGGCSHACHSANGQVECSCPRGYHLDSANGQLCLDNDECLISNGGCDHQCLNTIGSYSCSCHEGFILSSNGHACLDIDECLIEGYANCSFICVNLLGSYACACEAGFELAGDEKTCLDIDECAKGKHDCSHGCVNVDGGYKCSCPSGYYLGETQTACVDLNECDASDHGCSHDCYNTMGSYLCACPEGFTLGQDEKTCLNSKCSENNGGCSHMCDPSQGCSCPTGMILDKDGKTCVDVDECLVNNGGCSFKCRNLPGSYECTCPDGSKPQNPGDPCPITCPAGYTFGRNDPSQCEDIDECSLPGVCQYQCRNTNGSYECLCPKGYRLENGRDCADIDECLDNNGGCVGGECFNHNGGFECRCPLGQRLGADRRTCQIVQEMRDHCQPLEAPANGAIHCTKYRHKKKRFYNTRCKVWCNPGFELQGPSHRHCNASGQWDLHESVCLPMTCPQMPLPQHGIISPASCTFGKISVGEQCHLKCNAGHVPAGAAVAVCTSHKQWSYNGTFDCMPMATAAAAPGVVDPRLGVSNGFTPMALPSMPTYPAAMPNSNTVPTTFNARPDFGFQVTPYAGGVGGIRVGVQRPFIKCPRNTTVFLAPNERTTHIILQKPITNLDYRYIESSPAWTKDLQAHLGEGTYVVVFRGHDPITGRKARCKTVINVRHANGLTVDFCTPSFEVTMGEHQMYRSVVWEEPRFTSKYGPLKKVYKSRLPGELFGLGAHSVYYEATNEDGLSAKCEFQIYVKASGASSSSLNPSVISNNIDNGNHIPVHPKVPSYRPGPIFNTPILSPPPLPRPSVVNAPLLAGHESFIVCPGKQPMKITSAQAIDLSPNCIIKNVRINPFRQFMSQRTMPRLWSTYGNF